One Acanthopagrus latus isolate v.2019 chromosome 12, fAcaLat1.1, whole genome shotgun sequence genomic region harbors:
- the tpm2 gene encoding tropomyosin beta chain isoform X6 — protein sequence MAAFTSIDSVRRKIQTLQQVADEAEDRAELLQGEADMERQARERAEAEVASLNRRIQLVEEELDRAQERLATALQKLEEAEKAADESERGMKVIENRASKDEEKMEIQEMQLKEAKHIAEEADRKYEEVARKLVILEGDLERSEERAEVAEAKSGDLEEELKNVTNNLKSLEAQAEKYSQKEDKYEEEIKVLTDKLKEAETRAEFAERSVAKLEKTIDDLEEKLAQAKEENLDMHQVLDQTLLELNNL from the exons ATGGCGGCGTTCACATCCATAGACTCTGTGAGAAGGAAAatccaaacactgcagcaagtGGCGGACGAGGCGGAGGACCGCGCCGAGCTGCTGCAAGGGGAGGCGGACATGGAGAGGCAGGCCCGGGAGAGG GCTGAGGCAGAAGTGGCATCCTTAAACAGGCGTATCCAGCTGGTGGAGGAAGAGTTGGACCGAGCTCAGGAGAGGCTGGCTACTGCTCTTCAGAAGCTAGAAGAGGCTGAGAAAGCTGCAGATGAGAGCGAGAG AGGAATGAAGGTCATAGAGAACAGAGCATcaaaagatgaggagaaaatggaaatccaggagatgcagctgAAGGAGGCTAAACACATTGCTGAAGAGGCTGACCGCAAATATGAAGAG GTTGCACGTAAACTGGTGATCCTGGAAGGGGATCTGGAGCGCTCGGAGGAGCGTGCTGAGGTGGCTGAGGC TAAATCAGGTGACCTTGAGGAAGAGTTGAAAAATGTCACCAACAACTTGAAGTCATTGGAAGCCCAGGCTGAGAAG TACTCGCAAAAGGAGGACAAATATGAAGAAGAAATCAAAGTTCTtactgataaactgaaggag GCTGAGACCCGTGCAGAGTTTGCAGAGAGGTCTGTGGCTAAGCTGGAGAAGACTATCGATGATTTGGAAG AGAAGCTGGCCCAAGCCAAAGAAGAGAACCTGGACATGCACCAGGTGTTGGACCAAACCCTTCTGGAGCTCAACAATCTTTAG
- the tpm2 gene encoding tropomyosin beta chain isoform X5, translated as MAAFTSIDSVRRKIQTLQQVADEAEDRAELLQGEADMERQARERAEAEVASLNRRIQLVEEELDRAQERLATALQKLEEAEKAADESERGMKVIENRASKDEEKMEIQEMQLKEAKHIAEEADRKYEEVARKLVILEGDLERSEERAEVAEARVRELEEELRLMDQNLKSMVCGEEEYSQKEDKYEEEIKVLTDKLKEAETRAEFAERSVAKLEKTIDDLEEKLAQAKEENLDMHQVLDQTLLELNNL; from the exons ATGGCGGCGTTCACATCCATAGACTCTGTGAGAAGGAAAatccaaacactgcagcaagtGGCGGACGAGGCGGAGGACCGCGCCGAGCTGCTGCAAGGGGAGGCGGACATGGAGAGGCAGGCCCGGGAGAGG GCTGAGGCAGAAGTGGCATCCTTAAACAGGCGTATCCAGCTGGTGGAGGAAGAGTTGGACCGAGCTCAGGAGAGGCTGGCTACTGCTCTTCAGAAGCTAGAAGAGGCTGAGAAAGCTGCAGATGAGAGCGAGAG AGGAATGAAGGTCATAGAGAACAGAGCATcaaaagatgaggagaaaatggaaatccaggagatgcagctgAAGGAGGCTAAACACATTGCTGAAGAGGCTGACCGCAAATATGAAGAG GTTGCACGTAAACTGGTGATCCTGGAAGGGGATCTGGAGCGCTCGGAGGAGCGTGCTGAGGTGGCTGAGGC GCGAgtgagggagctggaggaggagctcaggCTAATGGACCAGAATTTGAAGTCCATGGTGTGCGGGGAAGAAGAG TACTCGCAAAAGGAGGACAAATATGAAGAAGAAATCAAAGTTCTtactgataaactgaaggag GCTGAGACCCGTGCAGAGTTTGCAGAGAGGTCTGTGGCTAAGCTGGAGAAGACTATCGATGATTTGGAAG AGAAGCTGGCCCAAGCCAAAGAAGAGAACCTGGACATGCACCAGGTGTTGGACCAAACCCTTCTGGAGCTCAACAATCTTTAG
- the tpm2 gene encoding tropomyosin beta chain isoform X7, whose translation MAAFTSIDSVRRKIQTLQQVADEAEDRAELLQGEADMERQARERAEAEVASLNRRIQLVEEELDRAQERLATALQKLEEAEKAADESERGMKVIENRASKDEEKMEIQEMQLKEAKHIAEEADRKYEEVARKLVILEGDLERSEERAEVAEARVRELEEELRLMDQNLKSMVCGEEEYSQKEDKYEEEIKVLTDKLKEAETRAEFAERSVAKLEKTIDDLEDEVYAQKLKGKALSEELDLALNDMTTL comes from the exons ATGGCGGCGTTCACATCCATAGACTCTGTGAGAAGGAAAatccaaacactgcagcaagtGGCGGACGAGGCGGAGGACCGCGCCGAGCTGCTGCAAGGGGAGGCGGACATGGAGAGGCAGGCCCGGGAGAGG GCTGAGGCAGAAGTGGCATCCTTAAACAGGCGTATCCAGCTGGTGGAGGAAGAGTTGGACCGAGCTCAGGAGAGGCTGGCTACTGCTCTTCAGAAGCTAGAAGAGGCTGAGAAAGCTGCAGATGAGAGCGAGAG AGGAATGAAGGTCATAGAGAACAGAGCATcaaaagatgaggagaaaatggaaatccaggagatgcagctgAAGGAGGCTAAACACATTGCTGAAGAGGCTGACCGCAAATATGAAGAG GTTGCACGTAAACTGGTGATCCTGGAAGGGGATCTGGAGCGCTCGGAGGAGCGTGCTGAGGTGGCTGAGGC GCGAgtgagggagctggaggaggagctcaggCTAATGGACCAGAATTTGAAGTCCATGGTGTGCGGGGAAGAAGAG TACTCGCAAAAGGAGGACAAATATGAAGAAGAAATCAAAGTTCTtactgataaactgaaggag GCTGAGACCCGTGCAGAGTTTGCAGAGAGGTCTGTGGCTAAGCTGGAGAAGACTATCGATGATTTGGAAG ATGAGGTGTATGCTCAGAAGCTGAAGGGCAAGGCTCTCAGTGAGGAGCTGGACTTGGCCCTCAATGACATGACTACACTGTAG
- the tpm2 gene encoding tropomyosin beta chain isoform X8, whose product MAAFTSIDSVRRKIQTLQQVADEAEDRAELLQGEADMERQARERAEAEVASLNRRIQLVEEELDRAQERLATALQKLEEAEKAADESERGMKVIENRASKDEEKMEIQEMQLKEAKHIAEEADRKYEEVARKLVILEGDLERSEERAEVAEAKSGDLEEELKNVTNNLKSLEAQAEKYSQKEDKYEEEIKVLTDKLKEAETRAEFAERSVAKLEKTIDDLEDEVYAQKLKGKALSEELDLALNDMTTL is encoded by the exons ATGGCGGCGTTCACATCCATAGACTCTGTGAGAAGGAAAatccaaacactgcagcaagtGGCGGACGAGGCGGAGGACCGCGCCGAGCTGCTGCAAGGGGAGGCGGACATGGAGAGGCAGGCCCGGGAGAGG GCTGAGGCAGAAGTGGCATCCTTAAACAGGCGTATCCAGCTGGTGGAGGAAGAGTTGGACCGAGCTCAGGAGAGGCTGGCTACTGCTCTTCAGAAGCTAGAAGAGGCTGAGAAAGCTGCAGATGAGAGCGAGAG AGGAATGAAGGTCATAGAGAACAGAGCATcaaaagatgaggagaaaatggaaatccaggagatgcagctgAAGGAGGCTAAACACATTGCTGAAGAGGCTGACCGCAAATATGAAGAG GTTGCACGTAAACTGGTGATCCTGGAAGGGGATCTGGAGCGCTCGGAGGAGCGTGCTGAGGTGGCTGAGGC TAAATCAGGTGACCTTGAGGAAGAGTTGAAAAATGTCACCAACAACTTGAAGTCATTGGAAGCCCAGGCTGAGAAG TACTCGCAAAAGGAGGACAAATATGAAGAAGAAATCAAAGTTCTtactgataaactgaaggag GCTGAGACCCGTGCAGAGTTTGCAGAGAGGTCTGTGGCTAAGCTGGAGAAGACTATCGATGATTTGGAAG ATGAGGTGTATGCTCAGAAGCTGAAGGGCAAGGCTCTCAGTGAGGAGCTGGACTTGGCCCTCAATGACATGACTACACTGTAG